The following is a genomic window from Haloarcula sp. DT43.
CCGGGACACTGCTGTCTAGTCACTCTCATCTACCGTACAGTGTTCCACGCCGACACTGTGGATTCTGGCGCTCATTTGCGGTCGTTTAAATGAAACGAGGTGGTGAACCCGAACTTTCCGGCCGGACGTTCATTTCTGTGGCGTGCAGCGACTCCTGGCAGCGGCGCTGCTATCCTGGCGTGAACGGTGGCTCGGGAAAGGTCGTCGTCACAAGGGGCTCAGCGGGGGTAACAGTTCGTCATCGCCACCAGGCTACGGTACTCCGTCGCCAGTGAAAAGTTCGTCCTTTGTCGGGCCCGTCTGAAACCGGCGCGATACCCCGTCCCGTCGAACGGAGCGGTTCATCAGCCCTTCAGACTTCCAGGTCTGGCGGCTGTCCCACAGTGTCTCACGCCGTCCTCTCCGTCGTGAATATGTCAAAATATTGTGTAAGTTGACATTTCAATACTGATACGCTTATGTACCACTAACAGTAGATTGTTCACATGGCGTGGGAGAGAAACTGCCAGATAGTACCCAGTATTCAGCCGTCCCACGACGTGAGCGCCTGGTTCGACTGGTACCGACTGGCACTAGCGACGGTGCCTGCGCTCCTTTTGCTCCCCGTAGCGGTGGCTGAGCCGGTCGGCCGCACGGGCTGGGACAACAGGTCCAGCCCAGGATTCGTTCGGACGCTCGCGTATCTCGAAGAGTGGTGTGTCGTCCGCACCGGGCAAGAACTGGCGCTCGACCGAGGAGAGGGACGACGATGAGTCGGCACTCGCCACCGCTGCGACACTGTTCCGGGTGGCGCTGGTCCCGATGACGGTGCCGCTACAGGTCGCGCTGGCGATACGGGACCTCGTCTTCGCGCTCACAATCCTCCCGATACTGACTGTTTGGCTGGTGGTGAACGCGTATCTCTACTACCCGGTCTGTCTGGCGCTTCTCAAACGGCACTGGCGGACTGTACGGCGGGGCTGGCAGCGGCGGGTGCGGCGAACTGACAGTACGGTGGCGAGCGAATCCGCGTACAGCGTCAGTGTTGGGGCGGGGGCACACGAATCGCTCGCCGACGAATCGCTACCGACGATGGCCGTGTTGCTCCCCGCGTACGAGGAGTCGGCCGTTATCGAGCAGTCTATCAGGTCCGTTCAGGCATCGAACTACCCGCCGTCGAAGCTCCAACTGTACGTCCTCACCGAACCCGGCGACGACGAAACGAGCGAAGTGCTGGCGCCGCTGTCGGAGCGGTACGACTTCGTCAATCTCGTCGTCCCGGCCGGGTACCCGAACGAACCCACCAAGCCACGGGCGCTGAACTACGGGTTCGAGCATTCGGACGAGGAGCTCGTCTGTGTCATCGACGCCGAAGACATCGTCGACCCGGAGCTGTTCAGAACCGCCGCGGCCGAGATACTGGTGGGAGACGTCGACTACGCGCAGGCGAAACTGGACATGATAAACGAGGACGACGGCTGGCTGAACACCATGTTCCGGGCCGACTACGCCTACTGGTTTCGCTCGGTACTACCCGCTTTCGCGGACGCCGGCTACCCGATGCCGCTGGGCGGGACGAGCAACTTCTTCCGACGGTCGACGCTGACCGAGATGCACGACCGCCGGCTGGCCGAGTACGGCGACCGCTGGACCGAACCCGACTGGGAGTGGGTCCGCACGCACGGGCTGGCGGGGCTCCGTCCGTGGGACCCACAGAACGTCACCGAGGATTTCGAACTCGGGCTGTTCCTGTGGAAGGAGGGCAAGACGTTCAGTTACATCGACCTCGTGACCCGAGAGGAGTCGCCGCTCACGCTCGACGGGTGGATAAAACAGCGGACGCGCTGGAAGAAGGGAAAGCTCTACACGTACCTGCAGTACCGAGCGACGCCGCCCGAACAGCCGCGGGCCAGATTCCACCTGTTCCTCCAGTCGATGCTGCCCCACACTGGCCCCATCAACATCGCCGGAATCGTCATCACGCTGATGTTAGCGAACTTCGCCGGCTACGGGCCCGGGAGCCTGCTGACCGCGGGGACGTTCGTTGGCCTCGGGTTCGTTCTCTTTGCGATGTGGCTCCACGCCCGGGGCTACTGGAGCGTTTCCGAGAAGCCGCCGCGCGTCCGTCTCCAGCGCGCCATCAAAACGGCGCTCACGCTGCCGTTCTACTGGCTGCTCCAGTGGGGCGCAGACATCCGGGCGATTTACCAGACCTACTACGGGGACTTCGACGGCTGGGAACGGACAGAACACTTCGGGCGGAACAACCAATCCGAGCCCGACGGCGGGATACCTCGCGGGCGGCGGTTGATGCCCGACGAATCGGCGACCCGTTCGACGACACTGGTGAACGAGATATGGGTCGTGCCCGTGCTCTCGACGATTGTCCTGGTCGCCATGGCGACCCGGCTGTTCGACATCACCGCGTGGAGCCTCTCCGGGAGCGAAATCCACTGGCTCAATCGGGCGAGCGGGCCGCTGTGGGGCGCTCTGATTTCGCCGGCGGACCCACACCCGCCGCTGTACGCGCTGACACTCCGCGGGTGGGTGACGGCGTTTGGCACCGGCGACGTAGCGGTTCGAGGGCTCTCGGTGCTGTTCGCTCTCGTCACGATACTGGCGCTGTTCGTACTCACCCGAAAGCTGTACGACAACGCTACTGCCCTCGTTGCGGCCGGCCTGTTCTCCGTCGGTATCACGCAAATCCACCTCGCTCGCACGGTCGGCCCCGCTACGATGGCGGCTTGCCTGACGGCTCTCTCGTGGCTTTACTTCTACCGCCTCGGCACGCGACGGCGTGTCGGAATCGTCTACGTGCTGGCCACCGTCGCACTCGTCTACACGCATTTCGCCGGCATCGCTGTCGTGCTCGCACAGTGGCTGTACACCGGGCTATCCGAGAGCCCGCTAAACGCCGGGTCGCGTCGGATACGACGGCCGCTGATGGCCAGTACGGCCATGGCACTCCCCTGGTGTGTCGTCGCACTCCGACCGTGGTACGGTGAGGCCACGCTCACGGGCTCGCTCGCGTACGGCTGGCTCACGACCCTCTCGCTCACGCAGATTCGAACCACGCTACTGACCCTCGTCGGGCATCCAGACGTCTATCCGCTACTGGCCGGGAACATCATCACTTGGGTCGTCGCGAGCGCCGTGGCCACGATATTCGCAATCACCAGCGTCTTCGCCGTCTTCACCTTCCGAGACGACGGTGGGTTCCAGTTCGTCCTCGTCGACGAGACACAGGCCGCAACACTGTCGTCCCTGCTGTTTATGTCACTGGCCGTTCCGTTCGGCGTCTCGATTCTCGACCCGTCCGTGTTCGTCGCGCAGTTCACCGCTCTCGCGGCGATTCCGCTGTACATCCTCGTCGCACGGGGACTGACGAACCTGGACCAGCGACACGTCCAGACCGGACTCGTCGTGTCACTACTGCTCGCCTCGGCAGTCTTCGGCGCGTTCTACGCCGACAGCAGCTCACAGGAGAACTGGCGCAGTCCGGCACAACAGGTGGCGCTGTCGGCCGACGGCGGCGATATACTCGTCTTCCAGCCGGGGGCGGCCGAGGCCGGCTTCCGGCACTACTACGACGGCCCCGACATCGAAACCGTCTCCGTGGCACGGGGGAGCGCCCTCAACGAGAGCCAGGTGCGGTACGTGCGTGCCCGGATACGCGGACACGACCGCGTTTGGTTGCTCCGCTACCGCGCTGCCGAGTCGGGTCCGCTCCTCCGCGTACTGCAGGACGCGCGCGGCGACACCAGTGTCTCCAGATACGGCGTCGTCGAACTGTACGAGTTCCGGGCCTCGTCTAGCTAAGGCCACAGAGCGGCGCGACGCCGAGAACGGGTCCTCCCGGGACGGGTTCCTGGCAGGTCCGTACCGCCGGTTCTGGCCCTCCCGTCGCTGCCGTTGTCCTGTCCGGAATGCCCGCGGCCGGTCGCGGTACAGCCGCCTATATAGAGAACATATAAAATACCTATATGACGACAGTCGACGGTTCGGCCGAGTGTTCCGTGACTGAGACGAGCCAGCCGCGAATCGAGCAGGCGCTCGCTACCGTTCGGCGAGAGATAGACTGCGTCGAGGCCGAACTGACGGCTTTCAGGCGCTTCCGGACCACCCTCGTGTCCATCGAGCCGACGGTCGGGGCCGCGGGCACCGTCGACGCGTCGGCGGGCGGGCTGTCGGCGCTCGGGGCCCGGCAGGCGAAACCCGACGCCGGCCTCCGCGCCGTCCGGGAGGCCTACCGCGAGACGGTCATGGCCGTGCCACACTTCGAGGCCGAGTACGACGACTCGCTGGAAGCGAACCTGTCGACGGAGTTCGGACCGGAGCTGGGCACGCAAATCGCGACGGCCACGCGCCTGACGCCGCAGTTGTACGAGGCGCTGTTGACTGCGAGCGCGGGGGCCCGCGACGAGCGCGAGACGCTGCTTCCGGCGCTCGAACGCGAGCGCGAGTCGCTGGAGTCGGTCCGGGAGACGCTCGACGACTGCGAGCGCCGCGGGGCCGCCCTCGGAGCGAACGCGCGCCGGACGACCGACCCGGCCCGCCTCGACGACATCGACGACGAACTGGCCGACATCGAAGCGGACTGCGAGGCGGCTGCGACGGCCCGCCAACAGCGACTCCACGGCCGGTCAGCCGCAGCCCTCTCCGGTATCGACGGGACCAGCCTCGTCCGGTACCTGTACGGCGACCGTTCGGTGACGTGCCCGGCGCTCGCCGACATCGTCGCCTGTCTCGACACCATCAGACGCCACCGTCGCCACTGCCTGGTCTCGACGGCCTGAGTGGTGGGGTTAGGACTGGGGTCGCGGTGCGGCTTTCTGGAGCGCGCTCTCGGCGATGTTGCCGCCGTAGTCGGCGGTCCGGGACAGGGAGTCGACGACGAGCCCGAGCACCTGCGCGCTCTGTGGGTCGAACTCGCGTATCTCGCTGTCGACTTCGCGGGCGGTCTCGTCGACGTCGGGCATGCGGCTCCGGGCCGCGTTCGCAAGCTCGACGGCCTCGTCGGCGTCTTCGGTCAGCAGGGCGTCCATGGCGGTCTCGGGGACGGCGGTGGCTTCGGCTTCCAGCTGGTCGAGGAGGTCGGCGGTCTCGCCGGTTATCTCGCCGATTTCCTGCGAGAGACCGGCGATTTTGGTCGCGTGGTCGGCGATGCGCTCCAGTTGCCGGGCGCTGGACTGGAAATCGAAGACGGTCTCGCGGGGGAAGCCGATTTCGTCGGCCGCCGTCGGGTTCCGGAGGACGGTCCGGAACACGCGCGAAATCATGTACCAGAGGCGGTCCACGTCGTCGTCGCGCTGCATCACGTCGGCCGCGAGGTCGTCGTCGTCCTGGATGAGCGCCTCGACGGCGTCGGAGAGCATCGTCAGGGAGACCAGCCGCATGCGCGTAATCGCGTTGTGGACCGACAGCTCCGAGGAGTCGAGCAGGTCCTGCAGGACGACCCGGTCGGTCGTCTCCTCTATCATCTCCAGGCCGACCAGCCCCTGCGTCGCGTCGCGGATGATGCGCCGCTGCTCGGCCGTGATGCGCGAGGCCTCCAGCCGGATGATGTCGAAGCCGCTGACGTACATCGTCATCACCGCCCGCGTGAGTTCGTGCCTGTTTTCGAGCCCGGTCACGTCCAGCGTCCCCTCCACGCGGCCGTCGTCCCGTTGCGGAGCGAGCAACAGCAGGTCCCGTTCGGCGTGGAACTCGACGACGCTGCCCGCGCTCACGTCGTTCTCTGTCGCCCACTCTTTGGGTAATGAGACGGTGTATGTCGACCCGCCCGTCACCTGGACCTTGCGTGTCTCCATGTGACTGGCACTCGTTCACGGGATGATATAAATCCATTCATATCTATATACTATATCGGAGTTCTAATATTTGGGGACGTATCCGCCGTTTCGGCGGCGGTTCTACGACGATATCCGACCGAACTGGCGGGGTAAACGGCAGAATAGTCCGGTTCGACGCGTGCGCCGGAAAAGAGACAATTCGGGCCACTCAGGCGCTGATGGCCGAGAATATATCGATATATGTCCGATTGTTTGCGGGTGTTTAGCACACCAGTTCTATATAGTAATATTACAAACGATATAGTTCTCTTAGCAGATTACTTATTAGCTGTCCCGCTGGGTTCTGGTGATGGCGCACGACCCAGACGGGCTGTCAGAGTACGTATCGCGGCGGAAATTCATCGCAACGACAGGTGCGACCGGCATCGCTGCAATCGCTGGCTGTTCCAGCGGCAGCGACGGGTCCGATTCTGACGGAAGCTCCGGCGGGAGCGCGGACACCGAGGCGGCGTCGACGGAGATGGACTCGGCGGAGACGGAAGCGACCGAAGGCTCCAGCCAGGAGAGCATCGGCCCGCTCGAGTCGGGCGGCTCCTCGACGGTGTACCCCATCGCCAACACGGCAGCGTCCTACTGGAACGCCAACCGCCCGGCCAGCGACACCGAGTACTGGCCTCACGGCGAGTACGACATCGACACGGACCAGAACCTCGCCGATTACTGGGCCGGGCTCTACGGCTTCGAGGCCGGCGGCGAGGACGGACCGCCGTTCCAGTTCACC
Proteins encoded in this region:
- a CDS encoding glycosyltransferase; the encoded protein is MSSAPGKNWRSTEERDDDESALATAATLFRVALVPMTVPLQVALAIRDLVFALTILPILTVWLVVNAYLYYPVCLALLKRHWRTVRRGWQRRVRRTDSTVASESAYSVSVGAGAHESLADESLPTMAVLLPAYEESAVIEQSIRSVQASNYPPSKLQLYVLTEPGDDETSEVLAPLSERYDFVNLVVPAGYPNEPTKPRALNYGFEHSDEELVCVIDAEDIVDPELFRTAAAEILVGDVDYAQAKLDMINEDDGWLNTMFRADYAYWFRSVLPAFADAGYPMPLGGTSNFFRRSTLTEMHDRRLAEYGDRWTEPDWEWVRTHGLAGLRPWDPQNVTEDFELGLFLWKEGKTFSYIDLVTREESPLTLDGWIKQRTRWKKGKLYTYLQYRATPPEQPRARFHLFLQSMLPHTGPINIAGIVITLMLANFAGYGPGSLLTAGTFVGLGFVLFAMWLHARGYWSVSEKPPRVRLQRAIKTALTLPFYWLLQWGADIRAIYQTYYGDFDGWERTEHFGRNNQSEPDGGIPRGRRLMPDESATRSTTLVNEIWVVPVLSTIVLVAMATRLFDITAWSLSGSEIHWLNRASGPLWGALISPADPHPPLYALTLRGWVTAFGTGDVAVRGLSVLFALVTILALFVLTRKLYDNATALVAAGLFSVGITQIHLARTVGPATMAACLTALSWLYFYRLGTRRRVGIVYVLATVALVYTHFAGIAVVLAQWLYTGLSESPLNAGSRRIRRPLMASTAMALPWCVVALRPWYGEATLTGSLAYGWLTTLSLTQIRTTLLTLVGHPDVYPLLAGNIITWVVASAVATIFAITSVFAVFTFRDDGGFQFVLVDETQAATLSSLLFMSLAVPFGVSILDPSVFVAQFTALAAIPLYILVARGLTNLDQRHVQTGLVVSLLLASAVFGAFYADSSSQENWRSPAQQVALSADGGDILVFQPGAAEAGFRHYYDGPDIETVSVARGSALNESQVRYVRARIRGHDRVWLLRYRAAESGPLLRVLQDARGDTSVSRYGVVELYEFRASSS
- a CDS encoding PhoU domain-containing protein, which codes for METRKVQVTGGSTYTVSLPKEWATENDVSAGSVVEFHAERDLLLLAPQRDDGRVEGTLDVTGLENRHELTRAVMTMYVSGFDIIRLEASRITAEQRRIIRDATQGLVGLEMIEETTDRVVLQDLLDSSELSVHNAITRMRLVSLTMLSDAVEALIQDDDDLAADVMQRDDDVDRLWYMISRVFRTVLRNPTAADEIGFPRETVFDFQSSARQLERIADHATKIAGLSQEIGEITGETADLLDQLEAEATAVPETAMDALLTEDADEAVELANAARSRMPDVDETAREVDSEIREFDPQSAQVLGLVVDSLSRTADYGGNIAESALQKAAPRPQS
- a CDS encoding DUF7260 family protein produces the protein MTETSQPRIEQALATVRREIDCVEAELTAFRRFRTTLVSIEPTVGAAGTVDASAGGLSALGARQAKPDAGLRAVREAYRETVMAVPHFEAEYDDSLEANLSTEFGPELGTQIATATRLTPQLYEALLTASAGARDERETLLPALERERESLESVRETLDDCERRGAALGANARRTTDPARLDDIDDELADIEADCEAAATARQQRLHGRSAAALSGIDGTSLVRYLYGDRSVTCPALADIVACLDTIRRHRRHCLVSTA